DNA from Salmo trutta chromosome 14, fSalTru1.1, whole genome shotgun sequence:
CGCATATGCTACCACGATAGCCTTAGTCCAAGCCAAGGAAAGTCTGCACATAGAGTCAAAGGGTTATGAACGACGTACTGCATATGCCTGGCACGACTCAGGACTGTAATGGCAGGCCAGATATCCATTGATACAGTGCTGTGGTAGAGATTTCTCACTCGCTTTGGCATTGGTGAATTGTCCTCGTGGCTCGAAACCTGCTTGACCAATACTGCTGAATAACACACGGCCCAACCCGTATGGATTGCGAGGCTGGACTAGTGGAGATCAATGTAATATAAAATCATATGCTTGTCCACAGCAGAGACAATGAAACagcttagagagagaggaggaagagttgGAGTGGAGGTAAAGAGAGTTAGCTGACAAATAGAAAGTAGACTATAGGGAGTTAGTAGAGCCGATAAAACAGAGAAGATTCTAGAACAGCTTATAGAAGAGTGCAGCCAACAGCAGAGGTAGTACAAAAGAACAGGCTGACATGGAGGAAAAGAGAAAAGCAGGAAACAGCACCAAGCAGGGGGTGCTCAGTTGGAGAAAGGGTTCAGCAAGGAAAAGACCGGGAGAAAATAGAAGGCCACAGCATAAATGGACGATTTGGTAAAaaccaaaaaaatgacaattatctGCTTTGGCCAATCATTTTTGAAtttgagcaagagagagagaaacgtaaTAAAGGATACACCGAACGCGTAAAGAGGAATATGGAAAGAAAGCAGAAGAGAGCGCTGCCAAGAGTGACGTAAGTGTTAGTTTAGTGGGAAAGTGAGCCAAAAAGTTAGTGGGGTAAAGTTATTAGGGAATATGGCGATATTGGGTTCAATATATCCAGATTATATTTGGTTGGCGGTCCAGTTTACAGTAAAGGGCAGGGCGTTCAGGGGAATCGGGACTTCTTTAGTACACGGGTCGGTGGCGGAGGTTCCCCACAACGGCTTGCACAAAGTCCCCGGTCGTGCTGTAACCGCCCAGGTCTCGCGTCCGCACctgggacacacacacccacacacacagggacaggggaagaggaggagcaaAGGAGATGGAAAAGGGGAGGGTACTTCAGACAGTAGTGGACTGACAAACACTATACTTCACACCTTCAGATAACCCGTCCTTCCAACACTCAAATTGAAATATCGCACTTTGCCCACAACGGCCGTTCTGTCAAACAGAAATCATTCCCCTACACTCCTGCAAAAGGACACCTTCTGTGCCATGGCTGACATGACAGAGCCATACCTTAGCGCAATGGTGTGTTGACCCATGTGTTGCCTAAGAACCATGGTATTAGTTAGGGTTAGTGCTGCTGCTATTAGTGCAAATAAGGGCTGGGACGCACACCACAGTTAGTAGGATCTTTGTTACCAGGCGGTTTCTATGGTTACGGAGCTGTGTTCCGTCACCTCGCTGTGCCGGCTAAGAACAAGGACAATGTTTAGCaggactctcacacacacagaggggtgTATACGACGCCACCCACGTCGACATGCATAATCAAAaggctctctcacacacacacggatatgGGTTATCGATTGTTAGGTGTAACTTCAAGGCTAAATGCAATTTGAGAGTCATGAATTGATGTTTGGATCAGAGTATTTGTCTTTACACTTTTTAGctgtacattttttgtttttgaaTTGACCCCCAAAATGCATGGACAAATATGTTATGTTGCAAGAACACTTCTTAATCATTCAACTTTAGAATTAGTCATACACTGTATGCGTTTAGACCAACACACACGCATATGCATGCACACAAACCAATAAGATTGAACAGGATGTTGATACAatagtcacacacacattcttaccTTCCCCTGTTTGATGACCTTCCTGACTGCATCTGACACCATATTGGAGTGGTattccaggctgtaacacaaaacacAGTCAGTTGAgatcgcacgcacgcacgcacgcacgcacgcacgcacgcgcacacacacacacacacacacacacacgtcccattGGTAGCAGTGCCCACTCACTTGAGGTGATGGAGCATGTTGGCAGCGCTGAGCAGCATGGCCGTTGGGTTGGCGATGTTCCTGCCTACAGCCTGGGCAAAGGGGTGCCGCGCTCCCTAAGAAGGAGAGGAAATGTTTATTTTCAGGCTATTTTACACATGCTTATTGTAGCACTATACTGACGGTTGAACATCTAAAGTAGCAAGTGTATGATCGCAGCTGACTGGTTAAGATGGAtctcaggcagacagacactcacGGTCTCAAACACGGCGTACTCGGCGCTGTAGCTCTCTCCTGGCACCACTCCTGCCCCGCCGACCAGCCCAGCGGCCAGGTTGTCAATGATGTTGCCATAAAGGTTGGGCATCACCAGCACGTCAAACTGGTATGGGTTCTGGACCAGCTACAGAAAGAGGGTGCATATTTgagtgagacacagagacacagagacacagagacacagagacacagagagagagagagagagagagagagagagagagagagagagagagagagagagagagagagagagagagagagagagagagagagagagagagagagaggcataccTGCATGCAACAGTTGTCTATGATAATGTTCTCATATTTGATCTTGGGATACAGCTCTGCCACCTCGGCACAGCACTGTAGGAACAGGCCATCTGCAAGCTTCCTGTAGAAAGACAGAAGGAGACAAAATCAAAATGTAGAATGTACATGTCAGTGCAATGGTGCCCAAGTTCCTTGCGCTGTAAAGTACCTAAAGCcatttgaatttaaaaaaaaaaaaaaaaatcattaacaGCGAcacaaacactgtgtgtgtgtgtttctgattcCACGTGTTGATTCGGGACCACCTACGTCCACCATCCTTAGCAGGGcttgacatatttttttttttttacacctgtcaTTTGGGCAAGTAGGACAGATTTTTGTCTGAAGGCTCCAGTCGcttcataacacacacacacaaaaataagtCTAACACCATGCACCAAAAAGGTGCCTGAAAattgtgttgtatgatgcaaggaaccactttacaaaataacatTTATCATCATCATACAGAGAATCAGGACAAAAAGTAATCACAGTATTAACCCATTTTGGTCAATAACGataaataccttttttttttaaatgcagttgCTTTCCATTAGTGGCAGGGCTCTAGTCTGACTTTTTCCAGCACCAAGTAAGACATGAAAGAAGTTAGCCATTTCGTCTAACATGTTCAGGGAATGCATGTTGAATATTTTGATGTGCAACAATAGGATCCAGAATGAGCAGATTTCTGCATCTTTATACATTTTGGCATATTGGCCTAGGCTATATGCTACATAATTCACCACCTGAGGAAGTGGGAATTCGAAACACATTAGCTAGATTTATTACCGTAAATATATTGTTGCTAGATAGCCATGTAATTGATCTAAGAGTAAATTTAATGTCCAACAAATtgtttattcccccccccccccattggcaGGCCGAATAGGCTACTTGATGTATTCACCGCAAATGGCGTGCTCCGCTCCACCTGCGCATCATCTCAATACATACTCTGTAAAATGGTGGTATTTCCTCAATATAGTGTcgagaaaaaaatgtatactcAGAGACTAGCTGAGACTCCCCTTTAACAGCATTTATACATTCTAATAGCTAAATAGatgtcggctcgggtattcgaaccagcaacctttcagctctaaccactaggcttcctgccgccgTAGTTCACTAAAAAGACAACTAGGAAGACTAGGCTATATGGTTTCAATTGGCTCTCTCCTCGAGCAACGGTACATGACTGTACAAACCCTGTTTGCTGACCAAAAAGTAGCTGCAACTGAgcaaataactcactaactagcgaGGACTATCAACAACCCACCTCTGGGTTTGATCTCAAAAGTGCATCTAGCGACCGCCGGTGATTAAAAAACCCTTGTACCCCAATGCAATTCAATAATTCCACTCATGCGCTTTGCAGAGTTAGGGAAAACAGTGTGCAACATTGTCTCCAGAGGAAAATCTGATCAGAGTAATTGTTTGATAGTGATTGTGTGAATTTTCTTTCTACTTGTCCATTCAAACAACTTAAAATCTATATACTGCTTGCTccacaattatatattttttttacttgtcccgGACAAGAGGGCAAGTGTTAATGTCGAGCGCTACATAAACAGTTGGGTTGGCTGTAGTTGGATAGATGTGTAGAAGCCTTTAAAATTAGGTTGCTTATTTGGCAGCGAGACTCACATGATGTTGGCCTTGTGGACCGCCGTGACCTTGCTGCGACCCTTCTTGGTGGCGTAGTCGAAGGCAAACTTGGCGATGCGCCGAGACTTCTCCCTAGTGATGATCTTCAGACATTCGATCACTCCAGGCACGCTCTGAGAGGCAGAGGGCACAAAGTTCAGACCAGGACACACTTCCATCTGACCATGGTTGGTTTGACCATGGTGTTGGAGTGCTTAAATGTGGTCATTTTCTGCCCGGTGTACACAGGCACACGGCGATGCGGACTGGAGCTTGATTTGGCCTCGGCATGCCTCCGGAGGCTCTGCAATTGCGTTAAACCCTCCAATACCAAGCCTCCGcccacattttcggatcaagcataaacTGGCTTTTAGCGGTGTGAATGTTGAAATTAAATTGGGATCCTTAACGTTACGATGGCAAGGTACAGCATTTCATTGCGAGAGACAGCTTTGGATCGCCGATCTATAGgtctagtgcacggttctgactggcTGCCTGGTGGCCGACCTTCCTATACTGtgcacctcccctctctctccaccctcgcTAGCTCGCCATGAAAGATGCGAGTGTTTGTGTTCTCTGAAGTACACCAACTAATCAGTGTCCTCCATTCCAAAAAATACTGAATCTTACGAGTCGATTCCTGGCGGAATAGAACCTTAACACTCATGAATGGGAGTCGATACCGGGAGTCAACGAACCAATTATTTTGGAATCTATTCTCCACCACGTCATCATTGTTAACAGTAGGAAAAATGGCAGAGAAAGTTAAATGGTACTTTTAGAAGTTAAATGAGAAGTACGTGCAAACTTTGCGAGGTGGAATTGAGGTACAGTAATGGTAGTACAGCTGCAATGCTTAACCATCTGAACGGGACGCACCGTGAGACCCAAACGGTTGCCAGCAGCAGCACAGCAGCATTGTAAATTCAAGTGGAATTCTATACATTTTTCTTAACGTTTTAATGGAAAAAAAGTAGCGCCCGCTTTACTTAAAGTAACTAATATTATTACTCAAACTTGAAAAGTAATGTTATATTACTCTGTTACTCAAAGTAATATTATTACTGTAATGCATTACTTCTGAAACACGTTACCCCAACACTGGTTGTGATAGATGATTTCATGTAAAAATGTGTGTATTACCCATACAACAAACTAAAACATGGTTAGATTTCAATGAGGACTGGGTCAACTAGTTATAGCTagccagccccccccccaccccaccccggGTGAGTGGCCGATTTCCCTTTAGGACCAATGAAATGGTCATAAAATGGGCAAACTTCACCCACCTAACACCCTAGTCGAGCTGAAACCAACACACACATTAGTTGTGGCAGTGTGTGGTGATGTACCTCGTGCTCCAGAGAGCTGTACTCTCCCTCAGTCTGCTCTCGGATGATGACCAGGTCCAGGTTGTTGTGGCGGGTGCTATAGCCGGGCAGGCTGTTCACGTGTACCACATTTGCAAACAAGTCCAGCCTACGCCTGAGCAGAGCACAGGAGGGAGAGGCTCACTAATAAGGACAGCCAGCCACACACTAAGAGTTCTCATAACAATATTCATTTATTGTGTTGGATTCATGCTAGCGCTCGATCTAATATGGCCTTACCTAATTTTCATCTCAAAGCCAGCCAGCTCCCCTTTGAACTCCATGGGGGTGTTAATCTTTCCTGCACACACGGAGAAAAGAAAAACACTCAGTCAGAACACACCGATATGGTAAAAGCAGACAAGAGGAAGCAAATCCCCCACAGAGGAGACAAGTTAGTTACCTTTCATGGCCACCCTGTTGGTCTTCATGGAGGCCAACACCTGCTCCAGCTTCTCGTCGCTGTCCATGTGCTGCACCTCACTTAGGTGGAACTCCTCAAACTCCACTGGGACGTCGCCCgcctggagagagatggagggaaggaaggaaagagaaagGCAGGGTTAAGGGTAGAACCAAGGAGATAAGACAAGGGGACGAGAAACAGGATGGACATATCGAGGATGGATGAATAAATTAAGGAAGTGAGCGAATGAAGGCAGGCCCCCCCAAAAATTAtcgaagactccagtcacccaagtaatagactgttttctctgctaccgcacggcaagtagtaccggagcgccaagtctaggtccaaaaggcttctaccaccaagccataagactgctgaacaattaatcaaagatggccacccggactatttacattgacccccccaccccgtttgtttttacactgctgctactcactgtttattatctatgcatagtcacgttaccccaacctacatgtacaaattaccttgagtAACCTGTAGccacgcacattgacttggtaccggtaccccctgtatatagcctcattattgttattgtgttacttttcttaactccatttcttgaactacattgttggtaagtaagcatttcatggtaaggtctacatcgGTTGTATTtggcgcgtgtgacaaataaaatgttatttgatttgaatggACTATAAACATTATGAATTAGTCTTGCATATTCAGTTATCAATGAACACAGAAAGTATTGGATTGAGCTCAGAGCATGCTTGGCGCATGGTGCTGGCAATAGTGAATTCCATTCCCACATGGGCCACATAATGTGTGCATTGACTGCTGAGACAGGGTCACAAGCAtgggggtgaggtggggtggAGGCCTAAGTAATAGCATACCTGGAGGAGAATGTGCTAAGGAGATGAATCGGCTATATGTCAACAGAGGGACGACACATCCACACCAATCTGCACTCTCAGTCGCATTTTCTCAAGGCTGACCTGGAGTGACAGTGGAGCCACCATAATGTACATACCTTGAACACCTCCTTGACGGCAGTCATCAGTTCAGGTCCTACTCCGTCCCCGGGCACCATGGTGACTTTGAATGTGGCGTCGGCGCGGGCCGGGGGTGCCTCAGGCCCACTCAGACTGGAGGTCATATTGAGGGACCGGGCAGCCAGCTGCTGCCACCGCGGACCAGTGCCAGTAAGGCCCTAGACCAGGACACAAAACTTAATTAGGTCCACTGTAGAAAGTAAGCATAATCAGAAGGTCTTGTTGTCGTTATAGCTAATGTGTCTTATCTGCCAGTGGCTATATTCTTTCTTTTTAAATCTTTCTAGAAACATTTTGGATATGCTTGGTTGGTCATTTTCTACATACTTTCGAATCGTCATTATCAACAAACTACATCATACCTAAACACACTTTCActctaaatgtaaaaatgttggcATGAACAGAGACTGTCACGTGGAATGTACGTCACGATTATCAGACTATTACAACagacgttaactagctagctaaccctgcTTTTACAATGTTGGAAAGCTGTTGTGTACCATTTTGTTTGAACAATAGGAGAAAAAGACCACCAAATCAAGTTTAATCAACTGCCCAAAGACCAGGTTAGACGAACCTCTTGATTTCAGGCTATTACGGTGTGATGAAGTAAAGCTGTGGGCTCCGGTTACATATTACATGTGTGTTCGAAGCACTGCATCACCGGTAAGTTGGTCACACTTGTTTGCATCCaactagctacagtatgtgtatTGCGGAACGCTTGCTAGTTAACTTGCAGTAGGGACTAGTGATCTGTATCTGTCGAAATAACAACTATAATATTCTTCTACATTTGGAAATGTAGGCAAAACTGGAGATTCCACCAAGTAGGTGTAGATATGGCAATAGGCTACTTTGGGACATTTGGCAGGGTTGTCTCCCCAGCTGGTCTCCGGCAAGTTGAAAGGACATAcagagcatttggaaagtattcagaccccttgactttttccacattttgttacattacagtattattagaaaatggatgaaattattttttccctcaatatatacacacacaataccccataatgacaaagcaaaaacaggtttagatttgtttgcaaatgtataaaataaaattcaaacatcacatttacataacttttcagaccctttactcagtactttgttgaagcacctttggtagtgattacagcctcgagtcttcttgggtatgacgctacaagcttggcccacctgtatttggggagtttctcccattcttctctgcagatcttctcaagctccgtcaggttggatgaggagcgtcactgcacagctatattcaggtctctccagagatgttcgatcaggttcaagtacgggctttggctgggccactcaaggacattcagagacttgtcccgaagccactcctgctttatCTTTGAagttagggtctttgtcctgttggaaggtgaaccagtctgaggacctgagcgctctggagcaggttttcgtcaaggaaaaacatccccacagcatgatgctgccaccactatgcttcactgtagggatggtgacagatttcctccagacgtgaaacttgacattcaggccaaatagtagttcaatcttgtttgtcatggtcagagtccttttgtcaaactccaagcgagctgtcatgtgcctttttctgaggagtggcttccgtctggccactctaccgtaaaggcctgattggtggaatgctgcagagatggttgtccttctgggaggttctccaatctccacagagtaaatctgtagctctgtcagtgaccatcgtgttcttggtggttccaaacttcttccatttaagaatgatggaggccattgtgttcttggggaccttcagtgctgcagaaatgttttggtacccttccccagatctgtgccgacacaatcctgtctcgacgCTCTATGGCcatttcctttgacctcatggcttggtttttgctctgacatgcactgtcaactgtgggaccttataaagacagattattgcctttccaaatcatgtccaatcaactgaatgtaccacaggtggactccaatgaagttgtagatacatcaaggatgatcaatggaaacaggatgctcctgagctcaatttcgagtctcatagcaaagggtctgaatacttatgtaaatatggtagttcattttcttttttaatttttttttaatccattttagaataaggctgtaacgtaacaaaatgtggaaaaagtcattggtcctgaatactttccgaatgcactgtatataggcaAGCCAACAAGAATCAACTTTTCTAAATACTTagaccgaacaaaaatataaaacgacATGTAAAGCagtggtttcatgagctgaactaaaagatccctgaaatttcccatacgcacaaaaagcttatttctctgaaattGTGTACACAAATttggttacatccctgttagtgataatttctcctttgtcaacataatccatccccttgacaggtgtggcacatcaagaagctgattaaacagcatcataattcaacaggtgcaccttgtgctggggacaataaaaggccactaaaatgtgcagttgtcatgACAACAATGCCGCAAGTTAAggggcgtgcaattggcatgctgactgcagcaaatgtccaccggagctgttgccagagaatataATGTTCATTCCTCTACCATAAGACGCcttcaacgtcattttagagaatttggcagcacgTCCAACCAGCCCCCACAACCGCTGGccacatgtatggcgtcgtgtggacgagaggtttgctgatgtcaacaggGTTCCCCATGGTGGCGGCGGGGTttggcataaactacggacaacgaacacaatttcattttaaATTGATGGCAATTTGATGCTCTGGATTAACGtgcatgacagcgtgttccagttctcgccaatatccagcaacttcgggCAGCCATTGACGAAGAGtcagacaacattccacaggccacaatcaatagTCTCAAcaactatgcgaaggagatgtgtttcatgctgcgtgaggcaaatggtggtcacaccagatactgactggttctctgaTCCACGATCCTACCTTTATTTTTACGCTGTCtgttaccaacagatgcatatctgtattcccagtcatgtgaaatccatagatttgcgTCTAATGAATttgtttaaattgactgattttcgtatatgaactgtaactcagtaaaatcgttgaaatatAGTTACCGACATATCTAAGAGTAGCAAATTAGATTAATTTATTtcgctagccagccagctaacgtcagTTTACGCTAGTATAATGTGATAGCTTTACCGTCTGTGTTAGCAGGTCGGGTAAGAAATTAGTGGCAGAATAAGTATTATGCAAATAATTTGTTGTTGTGACAGTAAAGTATGTTAATAACGACATGTGAGGCTGCTGAGAAGGTTAATTGAAGatgaccaacaacaacaacaacaaaaaaccaacaacaaaaaacgtgtCAGTTTACTTAGGAAGTCGCCAAAGTTAGGCTAATTACATGGGAGTAACCGGAGTACCCTACTGCTATATACCTACTCAGGGTGTGGTCACGTTTAGCCACATCTATTCCACACGTTTAAGGCTATTTGCACTGAAATGCGGTAATGATAAATAGCTTAATAGCCTACAGTTCTTGGAATCCGTTttgtgataggctcatgttttaccCCAATACTTATTTTGCCAGTAGGCTACTCAGTACTGGACCATAACTGTACTGACTTAATTTCACCCCTGGGTTTAACCTACTAACCGAATATGCCAGACATACACTACACGATTTTGCCACGTTTATGCAGTCCCAGACTAATTTTCATGGTCGAGGTGAAATCCTATGAACTTGGGCTAGGATCAGTATGTCGGGACTCGCTTAGTTTAACTTGGTTAAAGACGCACCGACGATGGCTGTTCCATTTTCCAGACCCCTGATGGATGTCCAGATAATTTTCTGACATGTCAGAAGTCTTGGTCATGTATCTTGTGCTATGAGCAGTGCTACGAAGCGATTGGGCAAGGACCGCTGCCAATAGCCAATGAGCACTCAGCATTTGAGACAAACAATGATAGCGAAGAGAATAGCGACAACACCCACCGTGTGGACAGAGGTGATAGAAGACAGATTAGCGGGGCTGTGGAGAACGCGGCTGCCTTTTCAATGGGCGAGTTCATTTTCCATGGCCCGGTGCCACGGATGAGCAGCGTTCATTAATTTTAGACAATTCCATTGGTCCTTAAGTAAAACCTCCACCCACATGGGGCACGGGCCATACAAAACTAACTCCACCAAAAATATATGAATTAATATTATGAAATTAAGTCCATATTCTGAGCCTCTGACTTTCTTTATGTTTCTGCACACTAATAAAAGCAGCTCACTGTTTGCATTTTggcattttttttctccctctgacAACTAAGAAAACGCAGGGGGGTGAACTAGACTAGGTTATCATCTTAGCGTAACGTGAGCACCCACGTCCTGGGTTTGAAGATGGATGGAAGTTGTTCAAATGTTACAAATCGTGTAACGTTACTAGTGTATGCCCAGCATAACTGAAGCTGTGGTCTGATGCTGATAACCATGAGGCA
Protein-coding regions in this window:
- the idh3b gene encoding isocitrate dehydrogenase [NAD] subunit beta, mitochondrial isoform X1, giving the protein MMAAALRGSLVTLAKGLTGTGPRWQQLAARSLNMTSSLSGPEAPPARADATFKVTMVPGDGVGPELMTAVKEVFKAGDVPVEFEEFHLSEVQHMDSDEKLEQVLASMKTNRVAMKGKINTPMEFKGELAGFEMKIRRRLDLFANVVHVNSLPGYSTRHNNLDLVIIREQTEGEYSSLEHESVPGVIECLKIITREKSRRIAKFAFDYATKKGRSKVTAVHKANIMKLADGLFLQCCAEVAELYPKIKYENIIIDNCCMQLVQNPYQFDVLVMPNLYGNIIDNLAAGLVGGAGVVPGESYSAEYAVFETGARHPFAQAVGRNIANPTAMLLSAANMLHHLNLEYHSNMVSDAVRKVIKQGKVRTRDLGGYSTTGDFVQAVVGNLRHRPVY
- the idh3b gene encoding isocitrate dehydrogenase [NAD] subunit beta, mitochondrial isoform X2, translating into MMAAALRGSLVTLAKGLTGTGPRWQQLAARSLNMTSSLSGPEAPPARADATFKVTMVPGDGVGPELMTAVKEVFKAGDVPVEFEEFHLSEVQHMDSDEKLEQVLASMKTNRVAMKGKINTPMEFKGELAGFEMKIRRRLDLFANVVHVNSLPGYSTRHNNLDLVIIREQTEGEYSSLEHESVPGVIECLKIITREKSRRIAKFAFDYATKKGRSKVTAVHKANIMKLADGLFLQCCAEVAELYPKIKYENIIIDNCCMQLVQNPYQFDVLVMPNLYGNIIDNLAAGLVGGAGVVPGESYSAEYAVFETGARHPFAQAVGRNIANPTAMLLSAANMLHHLNLEYHSNMVSDAVRKVIKQGKVRTGDLGGYATSDEFTRAVIANLAI